Genomic DNA from Hymenobacter jejuensis:
TAATTAATAAGTTGTGTAGAGAGTTAATTCGGCTTAGCTTCGGCTGGCTTAGCTTCGGCTGGCTTGGCATCGGCGGGCGTTGCTTCGGCAGATTTTGCCTCAGCAGCCTTCGTTTCTGCGGGTTTCGGCTCCGGCGTCGCGGTGTTCTTGGCGGGCGTCGCTTTAGCGGTTGCGGGCTTTTTTGTTTTGGAGGTCTTCTTGCCAGTCTTTTTTGCGGCCAGCAGCTCCTTTTGGGTTTTGATTCGCTCCTCGATCTTGCTAAGCAGGAAGCTGGCGTCGGACTTGTGGGCCTCGTCAGGAAACTGATCTACAGCCAGTTGCGCTTCGGTGCGGGCTTTCTCGTACTGCTTCAGCTCCAGGTACACAAAGGCAAGGTTGAGGTGGGCCGTGGGGAAGTCCTTTTTCAGTTCGATGGAGTGCAGAAAGTACGGCACGCTCTGCTTAAACTGGCCGAGGCGCTGCTTGGCGTAGCCTACTACAAAATACGATTTGTAGTCGCCGTAAGCGTGTTTGTGGGCTTCCTCATAATGCTTGATCATGAGCGGAAACAGCTCATCCTCAGTCTTTTTCTTCTCAGCGCAGTCGCATTGCTGCACGGCGTAGTAGTAGTCGCCGAGGCCGCGGTCGAGCTTGTAGTTGTCGGGGTACTTTTGCTTGAGGGAGTCCAGCACGGCCCTCACCCGGAAGCGGTAGCGCGTACCCGGGGCTTCGTGCTCTTGGTTTTCCTCCAACGACTCCAGTGTGCTTAAGTCCTTGAAAGTGAAGCTTCTATAGTTGCTGCTGGCGATACTGTAGTTCAGCACGATCTCCTCTTTTTTGAGGGCCACGGCGGGCTGGGCATTTTTGGGGTCGTAGTCGTTGAGGAGCTTAAAGGCCGACTCGTACTTTTTCTCCGCCACCAGGTCATCGGCTTTCCGCAGAACTGCCATGTTGGTTTGGCCCCATACCGTGTTGGCCATCAACAACAAACCCGCACTTAGACTTACAAAACAACGCATACTTGTTGGGCACTAAAAAATAGGTGCGACGGACTTTTTATGGGTCGCGGGTCAAACATACAGCCACTCGCGCGGCCTAAGAACGACGACGCAGCGGCCAGCGTACGCCGCTTCCAGCAGGTACTTAAGATAAGCAAAGCCAGGAAGCTAAAGATTCTCAGCTTCAGCCTTTTCGCTGTGGCGCTGCGGGGCAAAGGATCTCAGGTCAGGCTGAACTAGCCGAAAGATACTGGTTCGGCGGTAGTTGGCAGCAAACCCACGGCCGGCGCGGCGTGCTGCTTTGGCCGTTTGCAAAGTTCGAGCGTACTTGGTGGCATGCTCTTTTATACCGTTATGAAGCCCTTGGTGCAGGTGGCGCTGCGGGTATTTTTTCGCCGGCTCGAAATCCGGCACCCCGAGCGACTACAGGAGCCTGGTCCGTTGTTAATCGTTGGTAATCACCCCAATACGCTTATGGACCCGCTGGTGGTAGCCGTCAACCGCCGCGACCCGATTGCGTTTCTAGCCAAGAGCACCTTCTTTCAAAACCCCATTCTGCGCCGGATCATGGAGTCGGGTAATTCTATCCCGATTTATCGGCGGCAGGATGCTGAAACCGGCGTGGGGGGGGCTTCGCCCGAAGAACTGGCGGCCCGCAACGAAGCCGCCTTCAGCCGCTGCTACGACTACCTCGATCGGCGCGGCACCATCATGATCTTTCCGGAGGGCACCAGCATTTCGGAGCGCCGCCTGCGGCCCCTCAAAACGGGCGCGGCCCGCATTGCGCTGGGAGCCGAAGCGCGCCACAACTTCCAACTGGGGCTGCGGGTGTTGCCCTTGGGTATCAATTACTTCGATCCCACGCGGTTTCGGTCGGATGTGTTTGTCAACGTTGGCCAGCCTATCCGGGTAGCCGACTATGCCGACCGCTACCGCCAAGACCCCGAGGGCGCTGCCGATGCGCTCACCGAAGAAATCAGGGTGCGGCTGGAGGGCCGCCTCGTGATTACCCGCGACGCTGCCGACGACGAGTTGGTGATGCAGGTGGAACGCACGTTTACCGATCATTTTATCGACGACAAAGAAACCCTCTACGACAACTACCTCCTGAGCCGCAACCTGTTAGAAGGCATTGCTTACTTCGAAAAGCACGATCCGGTGCGGCTCAACGAAGTGCGCGAACGCCTGAAAACGTACCTGCAAGACCTGCGTCGGGTGCACCTCACCGACGAGTCGCTGGAATCGTCGCGGGGGCAAGGCAAGCGCTGGAGCCGAGGGGCAGTGGCCGGCGTGAAACTGCTGCTGGGGTTTCCGGTGTACCTGTATGGGGTTGTCAATAATTACGTGCCCTACATTCTGCCCTCGGTGGTGGCACGCCGGGCAACCAAAGACGTAGAGTTTGTGGCCCCCATAATGCTGGTTGTGGGCATGCTCACCTTTACGGTCTGTTATATTTCACAAATTGCTCTGATAGAGCACTTTGTACAGGATTGGCGCCTCACGACTGCCTACGCCCTGAGCCTGCCACTGACGGGTTTTTATGCCCTGAGCTATTGGAATAGCTTGGCGGCCCGCCTGCGCCGTTTGCGGGCGGTGCGGCTGTTTCGGCAACACCGCCCGGTTATCGAAGGCTTGTTGCGGCAACGTGCCGGTATTTTGCGCCTGCTCAGCGAAGCGCGGGAAGCCTACTTGGCCGGATCAGGATTCCGTTGAATAGCTCAGTTGCTGCTACACTACAGGCAAAAGGGCCCGCTTCGGCGGGCCCTTTTGTTTATTGCCAGGTTCATAATAGGCTGCTTACTAAGAGGTTATACATTGCATTTTTTATTTTAGCTCCTCCATAATAGTTCGCATAAAAACCATCGGAGTGCTTTAAGAAGGAAGCTTCTTTTGTAATGTAAAGAGTAATTTATAGAAGTTTTTTGTTCGAATCTTGCTTAAGTCTAACAATCTCAAAAAAACGTAAATATAGATTTTAAAAATATTTTATTGTATAATTATCACATCTATTCACCGAAAAGTATTCCAATTAATTCCACCCATGAAACACCTCAAACTACTAACAGCGTCTGCGGTTCTTTCATTTTCCTTGCTGACCAGCTGTCAAAAGGAGAATGATGCATTGGTAAGTGCTCCCTCCACTACCAGCTCAAGCCAGCTTGCCACATTGCCAGCCGGCTCGGAAGATCTTAAAGCAAATTCGGGGCTAC
This window encodes:
- a CDS encoding tetratricopeptide repeat protein, which produces MRCFVSLSAGLLLMANTVWGQTNMAVLRKADDLVAEKKYESAFKLLNDYDPKNAQPAVALKKEEIVLNYSIASSNYRSFTFKDLSTLESLEENQEHEAPGTRYRFRVRAVLDSLKQKYPDNYKLDRGLGDYYYAVQQCDCAEKKKTEDELFPLMIKHYEEAHKHAYGDYKSYFVVGYAKQRLGQFKQSVPYFLHSIELKKDFPTAHLNLAFVYLELKQYEKARTEAQLAVDQFPDEAHKSDASFLLSKIEERIKTQKELLAAKKTGKKTSKTKKPATAKATPAKNTATPEPKPAETKAAEAKSAEATPADAKPAEAKPAEAKPN
- a CDS encoding lysophospholipid acyltransferase family protein, translating into MLFYTVMKPLVQVALRVFFRRLEIRHPERLQEPGPLLIVGNHPNTLMDPLVVAVNRRDPIAFLAKSTFFQNPILRRIMESGNSIPIYRRQDAETGVGGASPEELAARNEAAFSRCYDYLDRRGTIMIFPEGTSISERRLRPLKTGAARIALGAEARHNFQLGLRVLPLGINYFDPTRFRSDVFVNVGQPIRVADYADRYRQDPEGAADALTEEIRVRLEGRLVITRDAADDELVMQVERTFTDHFIDDKETLYDNYLLSRNLLEGIAYFEKHDPVRLNEVRERLKTYLQDLRRVHLTDESLESSRGQGKRWSRGAVAGVKLLLGFPVYLYGVVNNYVPYILPSVVARRATKDVEFVAPIMLVVGMLTFTVCYISQIALIEHFVQDWRLTTAYALSLPLTGFYALSYWNSLAARLRRLRAVRLFRQHRPVIEGLLRQRAGILRLLSEAREAYLAGSGFR